A genomic stretch from Dyella sp. M7H15-1 includes:
- the lepA gene encoding translation elongation factor 4 produces the protein MTAYSMELIRNFSIIAHIDHGKSTLADRIIQICGGLAEREMEAQVLDSNPIERERGITIKAQSVSLPYKARDGKTYQLNFIDTPGHVDFSYEVSRSLAACEGALLVVDAAQGVEAQSVANCYTAVEQGLEVVPVLNKIDLPTADPEKVKGEIEAVIGIHAEDAVAVSAKTGQNVIEVLEAIVARIPPPKPRDTDRLQALIIDSWFDNYLGVVSLVRIMQGEIKPGDKLLVMSTGRAHEVSEVGVFTPKRKKLDKLSAGEVGWITAAIKDVHGAPVGDTLTQAGKPAPHPLPGFQTMQPRVFAGLFPVSADDYPALREALDKLRLNDAALFFEPESSEAMGFGFRCGFLGMLHMEIVQERLEREYDLNLITTAPTVVYEILKTDGTIVELDNPARLPPTPQIEEIREPIIVANILTPPDYIGNIITLCEEKRGVQRSIQYLATQVQISYELPLAEVVLDFFDKLKSVSRGYASMDYHLERFDAGPFVRVDVLINGDRVDALSLIVHRSHADRRGRELVERMKDLIPRQQFDVAIQAAIGAQIIARSTVKALRKNVLAKCYGGDVSRKKKLLEKQKEGKKRMKQVGRVEIPQEAFLAVLKVDK, from the coding sequence CTGACAGCGTACTCCATGGAACTGATCCGCAATTTCTCCATCATCGCCCATATCGATCACGGCAAATCCACACTTGCCGACCGCATCATTCAGATTTGCGGCGGATTGGCCGAGCGCGAGATGGAGGCCCAGGTGCTGGACAGTAACCCGATCGAGCGCGAACGCGGCATCACCATCAAGGCCCAGTCTGTGTCGTTGCCGTACAAAGCGCGCGACGGCAAGACCTATCAGCTCAACTTCATCGATACGCCCGGTCACGTCGACTTCTCCTATGAAGTGAGCCGTTCGTTGGCCGCCTGTGAAGGGGCGTTGTTGGTCGTGGATGCGGCCCAAGGCGTGGAAGCGCAGTCGGTCGCCAATTGCTACACCGCGGTGGAGCAGGGGCTGGAAGTGGTGCCGGTGCTCAACAAAATCGACCTACCCACGGCAGATCCGGAGAAAGTGAAAGGCGAAATCGAGGCTGTCATCGGTATCCACGCTGAAGACGCGGTTGCGGTCAGTGCCAAGACCGGCCAGAACGTGATCGAAGTGCTTGAAGCCATCGTCGCGCGCATTCCGCCACCGAAACCGCGCGATACCGATCGCCTGCAGGCACTGATTATCGATTCCTGGTTCGACAATTACCTGGGCGTGGTATCGCTGGTGCGCATCATGCAGGGTGAAATCAAACCCGGCGACAAGCTGCTGGTGATGTCGACCGGCCGCGCGCACGAAGTCAGCGAAGTGGGCGTATTCACGCCCAAGCGCAAGAAACTCGACAAGCTTTCCGCGGGTGAAGTCGGCTGGATCACCGCCGCCATCAAAGACGTGCATGGTGCACCCGTCGGTGACACCCTGACCCAGGCGGGCAAGCCTGCGCCGCATCCGTTGCCTGGTTTCCAGACCATGCAGCCGCGCGTGTTCGCTGGCCTGTTCCCCGTTTCCGCCGACGATTATCCGGCGCTGCGTGAAGCGCTGGACAAGCTGCGCCTCAACGATGCCGCCCTGTTCTTCGAGCCCGAAAGCTCCGAAGCTATGGGCTTCGGCTTCCGCTGCGGCTTTCTCGGCATGCTGCATATGGAAATCGTGCAGGAGCGACTGGAGCGCGAATACGATCTCAATCTGATCACCACGGCACCGACGGTGGTTTATGAGATCCTCAAGACCGACGGCACCATCGTAGAACTGGATAACCCAGCACGTCTGCCGCCGACACCGCAGATCGAGGAGATCCGCGAACCCATCATTGTGGCGAATATCCTCACGCCGCCCGATTACATCGGTAACATCATCACGTTGTGCGAAGAAAAGCGCGGCGTGCAGCGTTCCATCCAGTACCTAGCCACCCAGGTGCAGATCAGCTACGAATTGCCGCTGGCCGAAGTGGTGCTGGATTTCTTCGACAAGCTCAAATCCGTGTCCCGTGGCTACGCGTCGATGGATTATCACCTGGAGCGTTTTGACGCAGGCCCATTCGTGCGCGTGGACGTACTGATCAACGGTGATCGCGTGGATGCACTCAGCCTGATCGTGCATCGCAGTCATGCCGATCGCCGTGGTCGCGAACTGGTCGAACGTATGAAGGACCTGATCCCGCGCCAGCAGTTCGACGTTGCGATCCAGGCCGCCATCGGCGCTCAGATCATCGCCCGTTCAACGGTAAAGGCACTGCGCAAGAACGTGCTTGCCAAGTGCTATGGCGGTGACGTCAGTCGCAAGAAAAAGCTTCTGGAGAAGCAGAAAGAAGGCAAGAAGCGCATGAAGCAGGTTGGCCGGGTTGAGATTCCGCAGGAAGCCTTCCTTGCCGTGCTAAAAGTGGACAAATAG
- a CDS encoding sigma-E factor negative regulatory protein: MSEANMENLSAAMDGELSNDELRFLLRRLDCDVSLVDAWARYHVAGDGLRREVSVMAGAGFAARVMEVIEGEQVTVETTPKRRDWLRLSVGGAIAASVAVAALMISQPTAPDSEYAAPATAGVAPQSAHAGAALASVNATHASNDVLAAVPPSLSAYSASGLSQRASVTLGDPSDNPLFQQYPAGQRYTTHGYRTLNHRDGSYLLLIDTPQAKAVVQNPAYQVGAGR, translated from the coding sequence ATGAGTGAAGCGAACATGGAAAACCTTTCTGCGGCGATGGACGGGGAACTGTCCAACGATGAGCTGCGCTTCTTGCTGCGCCGGCTTGATTGCGATGTTTCGTTGGTGGATGCCTGGGCCCGCTATCACGTTGCCGGCGACGGTTTGCGTCGCGAGGTATCAGTCATGGCCGGCGCCGGTTTTGCAGCGCGCGTCATGGAGGTCATCGAAGGTGAGCAGGTCACTGTCGAAACGACGCCCAAGCGCCGTGACTGGCTACGCTTGTCCGTAGGTGGCGCCATCGCTGCCAGCGTGGCTGTCGCCGCCCTCATGATCTCGCAGCCTACAGCTCCCGATTCCGAATATGCCGCTCCGGCCACAGCCGGGGTGGCTCCGCAAAGTGCGCACGCAGGTGCGGCCTTGGCATCGGTCAACGCAACCCATGCAAGCAATGATGTACTGGCTGCGGTCCCGCCCTCGCTGAGCGCTTATTCGGCCTCCGGGCTGAGCCAGCGTGCATCGGTGACCTTGGGTGATCCTTCCGATAATCCATTGTTCCAGCAATACCCAGCCGGCCAGCGCTATACCACTCATGGCTACCGGACCTTGAACCATCGCGATGGTAGTTACCTGTTGCTGATCGACACACCGCAAGCCAAGGCTGTGGTGCAGAATCCGGCCTACCAGGTGGGTGCGGGGCGTTAA
- the rpoE gene encoding RNA polymerase sigma factor RpoE: MGENELDSALVERVQNGDRRAFDLLVRKYQHKVIGLISRYVHNYAECEDVAQEAFVRAWRAIGSFRGESAFYTWMYKIAVNTAKNHLVAMGRRPPMDDIAIEDAVFVPGADRMQEGATPERELMRHEIEQTVFATVQALPEELRTAITLREVEGLSYEEIAEAMGCPIGTVRSRIFRAREAIDEKLRPLLSDRKDRMS; this comes from the coding sequence ATGGGCGAAAACGAACTCGATAGTGCGCTGGTTGAGCGTGTTCAAAATGGGGACAGGCGTGCTTTCGATCTGCTGGTGCGCAAGTATCAGCACAAGGTCATCGGCCTTATTTCCCGTTACGTGCACAATTACGCCGAGTGCGAAGACGTGGCCCAGGAGGCTTTCGTGCGGGCTTGGCGGGCAATCGGCTCGTTCCGGGGCGAGAGCGCTTTCTATACTTGGATGTACAAGATTGCCGTCAACACGGCCAAGAATCACTTGGTGGCCATGGGGCGGCGCCCGCCCATGGACGATATTGCGATCGAGGACGCGGTTTTCGTGCCTGGTGCCGATCGCATGCAAGAGGGAGCCACTCCCGAGCGCGAATTGATGCGTCATGAAATTGAACAAACAGTGTTTGCCACTGTCCAAGCTTTGCCCGAGGAGCTGCGGACAGCCATTACCCTGCGTGAAGTGGAAGGCCTCAGCTACGAAGAGATTGCCGAGGCCATGGGCTGCCCGATTGGTACGGTGCGTTCGCGCATCTTCCGGGCACGAGAGGCGATCGACGAAAAGTTGCGGCCATTGCTCTCAGACCGCAAGGATCGGATGTCATGA
- a CDS encoding DUF4845 domain-containing protein, whose product MKSKQTGITLIGFLVVLAVVGFFGYMAMKLVPSYTEYMGVVKAMNQISSEGVEGKPLDEVRRELMFKLGFQYVDDATIHPGDITIGQGAGGNELRVSYDKDIPFMYNIDFLIHFEKSVPIQGNLAVPN is encoded by the coding sequence ATGAAATCGAAGCAGACAGGCATCACGCTGATCGGATTCCTGGTGGTCTTGGCCGTGGTCGGCTTTTTTGGCTACATGGCAATGAAGCTGGTGCCGTCCTACACGGAGTACATGGGTGTGGTGAAGGCCATGAATCAGATTTCCAGTGAGGGAGTCGAAGGCAAGCCCCTGGATGAGGTTCGCCGTGAGCTCATGTTCAAGCTCGGGTTCCAGTACGTTGACGATGCCACCATCCACCCCGGTGACATCACCATTGGGCAAGGCGCTGGTGGCAATGAGCTGCGCGTCAGTTACGACAAAGATATTCCTTTCATGTATAACATCGATTTCCTGATCCATTTCGAAAAGAGCGTGCCCATCCAAGGCAATCTCGCAGTACCCAACTAA
- the lepB gene encoding signal peptidase I, with amino-acid sequence MDFDFSAILLALTVLFGVVWALDRLLFYKKRKARYDATGEEYQDPAPVDWARSLFPVIFVVLLLRSFVAEPFRIPSGSMMPTLDVGDFILVNKFAFGLRLPAFNNKIVSVGEPKRGDVVVFRFPGYLCRDESGNTIRSGDMTCADAHAPVASQNWIKRVVGMPGDTIEVHDSQVVINGKPVVDTQMGLFKGNPRRAEDNYLLYNGATVWSEQLGTVNHLIARMPSLQTPPIPNPRVPSLVPPNCYIVMGDDRENSEDSRWWGCMPEENLVGKAFMIWFSWKGLHTGAVDIHRIGTVIH; translated from the coding sequence ATGGATTTTGATTTTTCGGCCATTTTGCTCGCCCTCACCGTATTGTTCGGTGTGGTTTGGGCTCTTGATCGCCTGCTCTTCTATAAGAAGCGCAAGGCGCGTTATGACGCTACCGGTGAGGAATACCAGGATCCAGCGCCGGTAGACTGGGCGCGCTCGCTGTTCCCGGTGATTTTTGTGGTGTTGCTGTTGCGCTCTTTTGTAGCCGAGCCGTTCCGCATTCCGTCGGGCTCGATGATGCCCACGCTGGATGTCGGCGACTTCATCCTCGTCAACAAATTTGCCTTCGGCCTGCGCCTGCCGGCCTTCAATAACAAGATTGTCAGCGTCGGCGAACCCAAGCGTGGCGACGTGGTGGTGTTCCGCTTCCCGGGCTATCTCTGCCGGGATGAAAGTGGCAACACCATCCGCAGCGGCGACATGACCTGCGCCGATGCGCATGCGCCGGTCGCCAGCCAGAACTGGATCAAACGCGTTGTCGGTATGCCGGGCGATACGATCGAAGTCCACGACAGCCAGGTCGTCATCAACGGCAAGCCCGTCGTGGATACGCAGATGGGCCTCTTTAAAGGCAACCCACGCCGGGCCGAGGACAACTACCTGCTCTACAACGGTGCCACGGTATGGAGCGAACAGCTCGGTACGGTTAATCATCTGATCGCCCGTATGCCTTCGCTGCAGACGCCGCCCATTCCGAACCCACGCGTGCCGTCGTTAGTGCCGCCGAACTGTTACATCGTCATGGGTGACGATCGTGAGAACAGCGAAGACAGTCGCTGGTGGGGCTGCATGCCAGAGGAAAATCTAGTTGGCAAGGCCTTCATGATCTGGTTCAGTTGGAAGGGTCTGCACACCGGCGCCGTGGATATCCACCGTATTGGCACCGTCATCCACTAA
- a CDS encoding EAL domain-containing protein, producing the protein MNSATPQASILLVASQRELRREVFDVLGREGHPIIYSARDTTHAAILLEGREPLALMVVAFDGDGRSSLTLCEQLRLLPPCTDAPIIAVLADDAAIKPTQLPTMVNAWLYASQVGTELIPRWQQLHSGKPQSVVVEKPASVSMVVSGLSPSSRDYRFVFEDGDGDWLILDPVAARVVEASPAYMRHSGLANSVLTGLSLREVLSFENVAMEKAFSDADRRWLPCQRKSIRGHDTGEASVRRVRHSGCEWIALQFRSDHAGVRPAVALTLLARLFSGGYDDAGVTNAAQLLLDEMGMDYLAVWSARPEESSVPVQVVQRLRGDDQALPGPQLQSSLRWVLGGRTLMHPHDARRLADVDPLIGQLGLRGFVGLPLLDERHSVLGALLAGSRNPFGEPEIVEPVLHCAAAHFAHMLELRRTREQGRAEGLLDALTGLPNRLLFNDRLDTIIREAHRTGETFAVLFVDLDRFKFINDTLGHAVGDQVLVAVTQRLRSSVRASDTVARYAGDEFIIVLRHIVKTDDVLRVAEKIVQLMGVSLHLDDGPELQVTASIGISFFPEDAPDAETLLKHADEAMYAAKSMGRNNYRVYDVSPAQEQQNATLKARLRHAEGNGELRVFYQPQINAGTEDIVGMEALLRWEHPELGNIGPGFFIPLAEETGLIVSIGEWVLRMACKQSKAWEDRFGLGLRLGVNLSAVQLMQPDLSEVVANVLEETGLDPGLLELEVTESISIKAAPNLMENMQKLHRLGCHIAIDDFGTGAASLDYLRKLPADRIKIDQSFVRNIGVDPDDEAIVRATIDMAHRLKRGVVAEGVEIEQHLQFLRTNQCDELQGYLFCRPLPHGSFERLLSERERLLSGIPEKLPA; encoded by the coding sequence GTGAACAGCGCTACGCCCCAGGCCAGTATCTTGCTGGTTGCATCGCAGCGCGAGCTGCGGCGCGAAGTGTTCGATGTGCTGGGTCGCGAAGGCCACCCAATCATCTATTCGGCGCGGGACACCACCCATGCCGCCATTTTGCTGGAAGGGCGCGAGCCGCTGGCGTTGATGGTGGTGGCTTTCGACGGTGATGGACGTTCTAGCCTGACCCTATGCGAACAGTTGCGCCTGCTTCCGCCGTGTACTGATGCCCCCATCATTGCGGTGCTAGCGGACGATGCGGCCATTAAGCCTACCCAGCTTCCTACGATGGTCAATGCCTGGCTATACGCGTCCCAGGTGGGTACGGAACTGATTCCTCGATGGCAGCAACTGCACAGCGGCAAACCCCAGTCCGTGGTGGTGGAAAAGCCGGCCAGTGTTTCGATGGTTGTATCGGGCCTGTCGCCGTCCAGCAGGGACTACCGATTTGTATTTGAAGATGGCGATGGCGACTGGCTGATTCTGGATCCGGTAGCCGCGCGCGTGGTGGAAGCCAGTCCGGCCTACATGCGGCACAGCGGCCTCGCCAATAGCGTGCTAACCGGGTTGTCATTGCGCGAAGTGCTGTCGTTCGAGAACGTCGCGATGGAAAAAGCGTTCAGTGACGCGGATCGTCGCTGGCTACCCTGTCAACGCAAATCGATCCGCGGACATGACACGGGCGAAGCAAGTGTGCGTCGGGTGCGTCACAGTGGCTGCGAATGGATTGCCTTGCAGTTTCGCAGTGATCATGCGGGTGTGCGCCCGGCCGTTGCATTGACGCTGCTGGCACGTCTATTCAGCGGCGGGTACGACGATGCCGGCGTGACGAACGCCGCGCAATTGCTGCTCGATGAAATGGGCATGGATTACCTGGCAGTCTGGTCGGCGCGCCCGGAAGAGAGCAGTGTTCCTGTGCAGGTCGTGCAGCGTTTGCGCGGCGATGATCAGGCCCTGCCGGGGCCACAGTTGCAGAGTTCGCTGCGATGGGTGCTGGGCGGCCGCACCTTGATGCATCCTCACGATGCAAGGCGGCTTGCTGATGTCGATCCCTTGATTGGCCAATTGGGTCTGCGTGGATTCGTGGGTTTGCCTCTGCTCGACGAACGGCATAGCGTGCTCGGGGCCTTGCTGGCTGGCAGTCGCAATCCGTTTGGAGAACCCGAAATCGTGGAGCCAGTGCTGCATTGTGCGGCGGCTCACTTTGCGCACATGCTGGAGCTGCGCCGCACTCGCGAGCAGGGGCGTGCGGAAGGCCTGCTGGATGCGCTGACTGGTCTGCCCAATCGTTTGTTGTTCAACGATCGCCTCGATACGATTATTCGCGAGGCGCATCGTACCGGGGAAACCTTCGCGGTGCTGTTTGTTGACCTGGACCGATTCAAGTTCATCAACGATACGCTGGGCCACGCAGTAGGCGATCAAGTGCTGGTGGCGGTCACCCAGCGACTGCGCAGTAGTGTGCGTGCGTCCGATACCGTAGCGCGTTACGCGGGTGACGAGTTCATCATCGTGCTGCGGCACATCGTGAAGACGGATGACGTGCTGCGCGTGGCTGAAAAAATCGTACAGCTCATGGGTGTGTCGTTGCATCTGGATGATGGTCCGGAGTTGCAGGTCACGGCATCCATCGGTATCAGCTTCTTCCCGGAAGATGCGCCCGATGCGGAAACCTTGCTCAAGCATGCCGACGAGGCGATGTATGCGGCCAAGAGCATGGGGCGCAACAACTACCGCGTCTACGACGTCAGTCCGGCGCAAGAGCAGCAGAACGCTACTTTGAAGGCTCGGCTTCGTCATGCCGAAGGCAATGGCGAATTGCGCGTGTTCTATCAGCCGCAGATCAACGCGGGGACGGAAGATATCGTCGGCATGGAGGCCTTGCTGCGTTGGGAGCATCCTGAGCTTGGCAACATTGGTCCCGGCTTCTTTATTCCGCTGGCGGAAGAAACGGGCCTGATTGTTTCCATCGGCGAGTGGGTGTTGCGCATGGCTTGCAAGCAGTCGAAAGCCTGGGAAGATCGTTTCGGTCTGGGATTGCGGCTCGGCGTAAATCTCTCTGCCGTGCAGCTCATGCAACCCGATCTTTCCGAAGTGGTTGCGAACGTGCTGGAAGAGACGGGGCTCGATCCAGGCTTGCTGGAGCTGGAAGTCACCGAAAGTATCAGCATCAAGGCCGCCCCGAATCTGATGGAGAACATGCAGAAGCTCCATCGACTGGGCTGCCACATTGCCATTGATGATTTCGGCACCGGCGCCGCTTCGCTGGATTACCTGCGCAAGCTGCCGGCAGACCGGATCAAGATCGACCAGAGCTTCGTGCGCAATATCGGCGTTGATCCGGATGACGAAGCCATAGTGCGCGCTACCATCGATATGGCGCATCGGCTGAAGCGCGGCGTGGTAGCCGAGGGTGTGGAGATCGAGCAGCACCTTCAATTCCTGCGTACCAACCAGTGCGACGAGCTGCAGGGTTATCTGTTCTGCCGGCCGTTACCGCATGGTAGCTTCGAGCGCCTCTTGTCCGAGCGTGAGCGCCTGCTGTCCGGCATCCCGGAAAAACTGCCGGCTTGA
- a CDS encoding 3-hydroxyacyl-CoA dehydrogenase NAD-binding domain-containing protein, protein MFEGLRFNHWKTSLDDDGIVTLTLDRANSSVNAISREVLDELGQIVERLTIEKPTGVIIHSAKSNGFAVGADIKQFVEYAKHGTVQENIENGQRVFESLARLPCPTVAAVHGACMGGGTELILACRQRIATDDDKTRIGLPEVMLGIHPGWGGSARLPRLIGAPEALAIMLTGKALSARRAKSLGVIDRLARPEELLAEARSLLRHPHARPLTQRATAWATNSWLVRQILAPMVIKQTATKVRKEHYPAPFSLIDVWKRGGSDIQQRLKLEARSVAKLANTSTAHNLIRIFFLQERLKSQGSGVDANIKHVHVVGAGVMGGDIAAWAAFKGFEVTLQDREMKLIQPALDRARTLYEKKLKIPDKVEAASRRLRPDVEGAGVAKADLAIEAIFENAQAKEALYATIEPQFQNNEMLVSNTSSIPLDALRKGLKAPQRFLGLHFFNPVAQMPLVEVVRHDQLDPAVEKRALAFCKAIDKLPVAVKGTPGFLVNRILMPYLLEALRLYNEGVPGPVLDKQAKSFGMPMGPIELADTVGLDVCASVGQELAPFLELELPPGLEDKLEAGKRGKKDGQGLYTWQDGKPQKPEVDPDYTPPPDLQERMILAMVNEAVACLGDGVVDDADLLDAGVIFGTGFAPFRGGPIQYVRSEGVENIRQKLESLAKRYGERFTPKNGWDHPALKQSTVELSVGH, encoded by the coding sequence ATGTTCGAAGGATTGCGTTTCAACCATTGGAAGACGAGCCTGGATGACGACGGCATCGTCACCCTGACCCTGGATCGTGCCAACAGCAGCGTCAACGCGATTTCACGCGAAGTGCTTGATGAACTTGGTCAGATTGTCGAACGGCTGACCATCGAAAAGCCCACCGGCGTGATTATCCATTCGGCCAAATCGAACGGATTCGCTGTCGGTGCAGACATCAAGCAGTTCGTCGAGTACGCCAAGCACGGCACCGTGCAGGAAAACATTGAGAACGGCCAGCGTGTGTTCGAATCGCTGGCCCGCCTGCCCTGCCCGACCGTAGCCGCGGTGCACGGCGCCTGCATGGGTGGCGGTACCGAGCTGATCCTGGCCTGCCGCCAGCGTATTGCCACCGATGACGACAAAACCCGTATCGGACTACCCGAGGTGATGTTGGGCATTCACCCCGGCTGGGGCGGGTCAGCCCGCCTGCCGCGCCTGATCGGCGCACCTGAGGCTCTGGCAATCATGTTGACCGGCAAAGCCTTGTCGGCCCGCCGCGCCAAGAGCCTGGGCGTGATCGACCGGCTAGCTCGTCCGGAGGAGCTGCTGGCCGAAGCGCGCTCCCTACTTCGGCATCCGCATGCGCGTCCGCTCACCCAACGCGCTACGGCCTGGGCCACCAACTCTTGGTTGGTGCGGCAAATCCTTGCACCCATGGTGATCAAGCAGACCGCAACAAAAGTACGCAAGGAACACTATCCGGCCCCCTTCTCGCTGATCGATGTGTGGAAGCGCGGTGGCAGCGACATCCAGCAGCGGCTGAAACTGGAAGCACGTTCGGTCGCCAAGCTGGCCAATACATCGACAGCGCACAACCTGATTCGCATCTTCTTCCTGCAGGAGCGCCTCAAGAGCCAAGGTAGCGGGGTCGATGCCAACATCAAGCATGTGCACGTGGTCGGTGCCGGCGTGATGGGTGGCGACATTGCCGCCTGGGCTGCCTTCAAGGGTTTCGAGGTTACGCTGCAGGATCGCGAGATGAAGCTCATCCAGCCTGCGCTGGATCGAGCCCGTACGCTGTACGAAAAAAAACTCAAGATACCCGACAAAGTGGAAGCGGCCAGTCGCCGTCTGCGTCCGGATGTGGAAGGTGCCGGCGTCGCCAAGGCCGACCTGGCTATCGAAGCGATCTTCGAAAATGCCCAGGCGAAAGAAGCGCTGTATGCCACCATCGAACCACAATTCCAGAACAACGAAATGCTGGTCAGCAATACCTCATCGATTCCGCTCGACGCATTGCGCAAGGGATTGAAGGCACCACAACGTTTCCTGGGCCTGCACTTCTTCAATCCAGTGGCGCAGATGCCGCTGGTGGAGGTGGTGCGTCACGATCAACTTGACCCCGCCGTCGAAAAACGCGCACTAGCCTTCTGCAAGGCCATCGACAAATTGCCGGTGGCGGTCAAAGGCACCCCGGGCTTTCTGGTCAACCGTATCCTGATGCCATATCTGCTTGAAGCGTTACGTCTTTACAACGAAGGCGTGCCCGGCCCAGTGCTGGACAAGCAGGCCAAGAGCTTCGGCATGCCAATGGGACCGATTGAACTTGCCGATACCGTAGGACTGGATGTGTGTGCGTCGGTTGGCCAGGAATTGGCTCCGTTCCTGGAACTGGAACTTCCGCCTGGGCTCGAAGACAAGCTCGAAGCCGGCAAGCGCGGCAAAAAAGATGGCCAGGGCCTGTACACCTGGCAGGATGGCAAACCGCAAAAGCCTGAAGTCGATCCCGACTACACGCCACCACCGGACCTGCAGGAGCGCATGATCCTTGCGATGGTAAACGAAGCGGTCGCCTGTCTTGGCGATGGGGTGGTGGACGATGCCGACCTGCTGGATGCCGGTGTAATTTTCGGTACCGGTTTTGCGCCATTCCGCGGTGGTCCGATCCAGTACGTGCGCAGCGAGGGCGTGGAAAACATTCGCCAGAAGCTTGAAAGTCTGGCAAAGCGTTACGGGGAACGTTTCACGCCGAAAAACGGATGGGATCATCCGGCATTGAAGCAGAGCACGGTCGAGTTGTCAGTGGGTCACTGA
- a CDS encoding DegQ family serine endoprotease: MSNRLFSSLMCCALVMGLASPGMVWAQAAPASAGLPDFTGIVQKNAPAVVQVEAKYTARRPKGARGMPPMQGMDPGQAEIFRRFFGMPMMPSPEDQARTSLGSGFIISSDGYIITNNHVVDGADTVTVRLQDRRTLTAKVIGTDSTYDIALLKVTGSGSLPAVIIGNSQSLKPGQWVLAIGSPFGFDYTVTQGIVSAVGRNLGSQDQPATSFIQTDVPINRGNSGGPLFNLQGQVVGVNSQIYSSSGGYQGVAFSIPIDLAMNVVDQLKTKGYVTRGQLGVEIKPVDDDVVKALKLDRAQGAIVVTVSPGSAAQKAGLQPGDVIRAYNGRTIDQGADLPPLVSMTKPGTTVPIQILRDGKDKTLDVTIGTMPRDKNAMADIGTSAPSKGADALGLTVQGVDPSTRSQLGLQPGEGVAISNVAGQVAAQAGLQPGDVILMVNQKKVGSVDAFRVATADVKAGDTVLLLVRRGDTSNFIALTVPDDNKEG; encoded by the coding sequence GTGAGCAACCGTCTTTTCAGCAGCCTGATGTGCTGTGCCTTGGTCATGGGGCTTGCCAGCCCGGGCATGGTGTGGGCACAGGCTGCTCCAGCGAGTGCTGGCTTGCCTGATTTCACGGGCATCGTGCAGAAAAATGCACCAGCCGTGGTGCAAGTCGAGGCGAAGTACACCGCTCGCCGTCCTAAAGGGGCTCGCGGCATGCCGCCGATGCAGGGCATGGATCCAGGGCAGGCCGAAATCTTCCGGCGTTTCTTCGGCATGCCGATGATGCCTTCGCCTGAAGATCAGGCCCGTACCTCACTGGGTTCGGGTTTTATCATTTCGAGTGACGGTTACATCATCACGAACAATCATGTTGTTGATGGTGCCGATACCGTCACGGTTCGCTTGCAGGATCGTCGTACCTTGACCGCCAAGGTGATCGGTACGGATTCCACCTACGACATCGCCCTGTTGAAGGTGACTGGCAGCGGCAGCCTGCCGGCAGTCATCATTGGCAATTCGCAGTCGCTGAAGCCCGGGCAGTGGGTGCTTGCGATCGGCTCACCATTCGGATTCGATTACACCGTTACCCAGGGCATCGTCAGTGCGGTGGGGCGTAACCTGGGTAGTCAGGACCAGCCAGCCACGTCTTTCATCCAGACCGACGTGCCAATCAATCGTGGCAACTCCGGTGGCCCGCTGTTCAACCTGCAGGGACAGGTAGTGGGTGTCAACTCGCAGATTTACTCCAGTTCCGGCGGCTACCAGGGTGTGGCGTTCTCGATTCCGATTGACCTGGCGATGAATGTGGTCGATCAGCTCAAGACCAAGGGGTATGTCACTCGCGGTCAGTTGGGCGTAGAGATCAAGCCGGTCGATGATGATGTGGTCAAGGCACTCAAGCTTGATCGTGCGCAGGGCGCCATTGTCGTGACAGTGTCTCCCGGCAGTGCCGCACAGAAGGCTGGCTTGCAGCCGGGTGACGTCATTCGAGCTTATAACGGCCGGACGATCGATCAGGGCGCGGATCTGCCGCCGCTGGTGTCCATGACCAAGCCGGGTACGACGGTGCCGATTCAGATCTTGCGAGATGGCAAGGACAAGACGCTCGACGTCACCATTGGCACCATGCCGCGTGACAAGAACGCCATGGCTGACATTGGCACGTCCGCTCCAAGCAAAGGGGCCGATGCGCTCGGTTTGACGGTGCAGGGTGTGGACCCGTCCACCCGCAGCCAGCTTGGCTTGCAGCCGGGTGAGGGCGTGGCCATCTCGAATGTGGCCGGTCAGGTCGCAGCCCAAGCTGGCCTGCAACCGGGTGACGTGATCCTGATGGTCAACCAGAAGAAGGTGGGCAGCGTGGATGCGTTCCGTGTCGCTACGGCCGATGTGAAAGCTGGGGATACCGTGCTATTGCTGGTCCGCCGTGGCGATACCAGCAATTTCATTGCACTGACCGTTCCCGACGACAACAAGGAAGGCTGA